One Algoriphagus sp. Y33 genomic window, CAAAGACACTGTTTACCACCAATTGGTGATTTTGGCTGACCTCCACAACCATCCCGATTGGATCCTTATCTGCAAATAGCTTTGCTGCCAGTTTTTCGGAGATGGCTATGGTGTTCGTATTTCCTTTCAGGGTTTCCATTTCCCCTTGGAGAATAGGGAAATTAAAGATTTCAAAAAGTGCCGGTTCAGCATATATTCCATTTTCGAGGAATGATTTTTCTTCGTGTTTGAGGAGCAGCTTTTCGTTCATGCTTGTCCTTGCGATCATTTCCGTCTCAGGAATTTCCCGTGCTATAGCTTCGGCCAATATAGAAGGAGTGGCACCATGGGTCTTGATTTCTCCGTCCGGATAGGTATTATTGATCAGGACGCTATAGATGCGGTCTGATTTATCGTGAAACCTGTCATATTTCCACTCGTCAATCGCCCAAAGTAGGATCAACATACACGTGGCAAGCCCCACTCCAAGACCCAGGATATTGATCAAAGTATAGCCCTTGTGGCGATAGAGATTGCGAAGCGAAGTTTTTAGGTAGTTTTTTATCATATCGGACAGGCTAATAAGCAGAAGTGTCAAGCCCAAAATGGCAGGAGTACAAATCCTGGGTTTTCAAACACTTTGCCAATCTCAAAATGCTGTAAGTCAATGAGAATTACTTCTTTTGTTCAGGTACTTCGTTCGCTGGCGGGCTTTGGCATTCGCAAGCGGACAATGTCTGAATTATCGAATGTTGCTTTCAAGTTTTGGAAATTGAAATTTTAGATTATTAAATCTGTCTGTCCGCTTTTCTGCCGGTAAAGAAACAAAAGTAACATAGGATTTGGTAAACTCTCAGGCTACTTCGGTCTGTCTCGCTGCGGCGGATCTTCCGACAAGCAAACCAAAGAAAAAATGCTACTGGCATCATAACGGATAATCATATTATTAAACCAGACGTACTACACTTCCAAAGAAGTGATATAATATGCTCAACCTATGCCGCATTGAGCAGGAGAAATAGCTTGAAAGTTTTCTTTTTTGGAAAAGCCACATTGGAAATAGATAAAATTCAGCACCACATTTTTATGTAATTATTTCCTATGTTTGAAAAGTTAAACAATGGGTAGAAATAAAAACGTAGACCACAGACTTGAATTCAGTCAGCTTCAAATTGTGGAGAGAATCTACCATAAGGGCTTGTGGGTGGGGTATAATACCTCTCTGCCGGAATTGGATATTCTTTCCCGGCATTTTAGAAGTGATTTTTTTCAGATACTCCTTTTTAGCGAAGGAACTGCGGAATTGAGTATTAATCTGCTGGATCATAACGTTAAAGCCCACGATCTTTTAATTTGCTCTCCTTATGATATAAAGAAAGTTAATAATGTGGGCCAATGCGTGCATTCAATGGTCTTATTTACCAATGATTTTATAGTGGAATCAGGGAATGGCAAATATGCCATGGAGTTTCTAAAGACTTTTTCTTCCGCTATATCACCATTGAGCAGTCTTGATAGTTTTGATTACAAATCTATAAATAATAGATTGTCAGAACTTTATAGGTTGTGTGTCGAGCAAGAGCATCATCAATATGGCAAGGAATTACTTTATTTATCATTTTCATCACTGTTATTTGAAGTTGCAGCAATACGACAGAAATATTCCATTACGCCGAATAAACCTATGTCAAGAAAAGAATACCTAATGTTTACTTTTGTAAGTCTTGTGAAAGAAAATTTTAAGGAGCATAGGTCTATGTCTTATTATGCTTCGAAATTGAATATATCAGCAAAGTATTTGACAGAGATCACACGACAGATCTCCGGAAAACCGGCTTCGGTAATAATTGAGGGGATAGTCACTGAGGAAGCTATGTTGCTTTTGGAAAATCCAACCCTAAGCATCGGTGAAATTGCAAATATTCTCAATTTCAGTGACCAATCCTTCTTTGGGAAATTCTTTAAAAGAAACAGCGGAGTTTCACCAAAGCACTATAGGAATTCTGTAGTTCCAAAATAACAGGTTGCATTAAATCCGCTTAACATTTTGTCCATTAGCATTAGGGCTAACTTTATTTTTTTGCTTTATAAATATGTGTGTCCAATTCTAGGGATAGCATTGATTTGTGGTATAACCTTTATCCCGAAATATGCACTAGCAATTCTACTCCACGCCATACAAGTTATTACAGCCATTACATTGCCGTTTTCAACTTCAGCATATGCGGCGCGGCGAACCCACTCTCCAAACAACCTGATTTTCTTGTAATTAATGTCCTTCCCGATTAAAATCGGTACAGGCAATAACGAAACCTAATGTATAATCCGGCTTTATTGAATTCTTTCATTCCTCAAGGTCTCTGATATAGTGCCGGAGACTTGTTCAATGGACATATTTTTTTCGCTGGCGGGATAAATGAATTCGTTGCCGGTAAAGGGTATTTTCTAATACAACCAAAAAAACACCTATTCTCATACTTATAACTCGTAAAAAACGGCAATTAGACCAATTTTACAGAACTGTGAGCCTTTTTGAAGCCCTATGGGTGACCTAATTTTGCCGTAGAAATACAGTCAAAATACAGGAACTTAATTTTCTTTTTATGAGAACACTAAAAATCTCTTTAATGGCACTTATTATTATGACCTCCCTGCATAGTTGTAAGAATGCAGAATCAAAAGAACAGGGGCAAGAAGCCGTAAACGTCTCTTTTCAGACAATAGCGGAAGCCGAGCGGGAGCTGAAGTTACGGTATTCGGCTACCATTGAAGCGGATAACATTGCACAGATAGGCTTTGCTGTTTCCGGGATAGTAAGCAAAATACTGGTGGAAGAGGGACAGAACGTATCGCAGGGACAGCTGCTGGCTGTCTTAGACACCACCATTTACAACAATTCCTACTTGATTGCCAATTCAAGCCATGCCCAAACGCTTGACCTATTCGAAAGACAAAACGAATTATTTGAGAAGGGAAGCCTTCCCGTGAGTGAGTTTAACAGCATTAAAGCAAGGCTGGAACAGGCTTCAGCGAACAAAAGAATCAGTTATAAGGATCTTGCTGATTGTAAATTATATGCTCCGATTTCGGGAATCATCACTGACAAAAGGATTGAAAGGGGCAGTACTGCCGGCCCTGGCATCGTCGCCTTTACCCTTATCAAAACAGATCAAGTATATGCCACGATTTCTGTTCCTGAGATAGAGGTAGGCGGCTTACTCCGGGATATGGAGGTCTCTATTTATATACCTACTCTTGATGACACACGAGAAGGGAAAATCACCATTATCAATCCTTTGGCCGATCATGCGTCCAAGACTTATAAAGTCAAGGTGAAATTGGATAACAAGGACCAAAAACTACTTCCTGGTATGCTTGCTGAAGTAACAATCCATCCTAAAAGAACTGAAAGGGTAATTATTGTCCCTGCTACTTCCGTTGTCCGGGATACAGATAATTTCACCTATGTATATGTAGTAAACGAGTCAAATAAAGCAATTCGCAAACGTATAGTTGTCGGGGAGATTACCGGTAAGCAAGAGCTAATCATCGACGAAGGTTTACGTAATGGGGACAAGGTAATCATTTCAGGACTCTCCAGGCTTAAGGATGGTACCACAGTGACCTATTAATCAGAGAAGAAAACTATCAGAAATGAAAACTCGAAAAATAAATTTCATAGAGGCAGCAATGAAGTACAAGGAGATTACTATTGTAGTCACTGCATTGCTGGTAATTTTTGGAATATACTCGCTGATGACGATGCCCCGGGCAGAAGATCCGAAAATCGATATGCCTGTAGCCATGGTATATGCTTTTTATCCGGGAGCGGATGAGATCCAAACCGAAAAGCAGGTAACCGAAAAACTGGAGCAGTATCTTTTCTCCTTTGAAGAAGTTGACAAGCGAAAAACACGGTCACAGACCAAGGATGGACAGGTTTTTGTCACGGTAGAGCTTTATACTTCGGTTAAAGACCGAAAATTGTTCTGGTCTACACTACAACATGGAATCAATTCGGTGCTGAAGCCAAATTTGCCACCGGGTGTACAGGGACCAATTGTAAACAGCAACTTTAGTGATGTTTCTGCACAGATAATCTCTATCTCTTCTGCCACACGCAACTATCAGGAGCTCGACAGGTATTTGGATAAGGTCGAGGATTATTTAAAAACGATTCCTGAAGTGTCTAAAATAAACCGCTCAGGGGAACAAAAGGAGCAGATTTATGTGACCATTGATGACCAAAAGATGCAGCAGTACGGCTTTGGTGTTTCCACAATTGCCAATGTATTGCAGAGTCACAATGTGACAAGCTATTCAGGGGAAGTAACCCTAAGGGAAAACACAATTCCTGTTTTCACGAATAGTCAGTATGCTTCGGAAAAGGAGATAGCAGAGCAGATTGTATACACTACCCCAGAAGGAGTAGTGGTAAGACTTAAGGATGTCGCCAAAGTAGAGCGCAGGTATGAAGAGGAAACTTCCTATATCAGGTTGGGAAGTGAACGGGCAATGTTGCTGTCTATAGCCATGCAGCCTGGAAATAACATAGTGGCCTTTGGAGAAAATATTGATGGCAAATTAGCCGAACTTAAAAAGGATTTTCCCGGGGATATAAAAATTGAGACCATTTTCAGCCAGCCTAAAGTCGTAGAGCAAAGTGTCAGCTACTTTATGCTTGAGTTTGGATTGGCGATATCGGGTGTGGTTATAGTAGTGATGCTATTGCTCCCGTTTAGAATGGCAGCTGTTTCCTCTCTTGCGGCACCTATAGCGGTAATGGTCACCTTTGGTGTGATGAATATGATAGGTATCGAGCTGCATCAGGTGTCTCTTGCTGGGTTGATTATTGTGCTTGGGATGCTGGTGGATGATGCCGTGGTAGTGGTGGATAATTATATCGACAAGCTTGATGAGGGGATAACTCCTTGGCAGGCTGCTTACAAATCTGCAAAGCAGCTGGCACTTTCCATATTTACAGCTACACTGGCCATCATATTTGCATTCTTACCGCTAGCCTTATTTATGGAAGGAATTGCCAAGGATTTTATGGCTTCTTTGCCGGTGACCATAGCTGTGGCACTGACTGCCTCACTGCTTATAGCGCTGTTCCTAACCCCATACATGTGTTATGTTTTTATCAAAAAGGGGTTGCATCACGGGAAAGATAACAATAAGCCCCAAAAGAAATCCTTGCTTGACCATATGCAGGAGCTCTTTGACAGAGCTGTAACCTACTGCTTTACCAAGCCAAAAACCACGTTGGGCGGAGGTGTTTTGGCTATAGTCTTGGCTTTTGTAATAGCAGGGAATGTACAGCAGGAATTTTTCCCTGTGAGTGAACGGGATCAATTTAGTGTGGAACTCTGGCTTCCGAACGGCACATCATTGGCCGAGACAGAAAGAGCCACAATGCGGGTAGAGGAGATTTTAAGAGAGGATAGCAGGATTGTAGAGATTGCCAGCTTTATAGGAACCAGCTCACCCCGTTTCCAGACTTCTTACTCCCCGGAAAACCCGAGACGGAATTTTGCGCAGCTTTTGATAACAACGGAGAGCAACAAGGCCACTGATGAGCTTGTGAAAGAGTATCGGCCAAAGTTTGAGGGCTTTTTGAAGGATGGATATGTACGGTTTAAGCAGTTGAGTTTACAAGAGGGGGCTCCAATAGCGATTCGTGTCATAGGCAACGATACCAAAGACCAGAGGGTTGTTGCGGATCAGATCATTGACATATTGGAAAATGCTGAGGGTACAAACTGGGTGCGCAGCGATTATGAGCAGGAGTATATGGGGGTGAGCTTAAAAATCAAAGAAAATGCGGCTTCCAGATTGGGTGTTACCAATGAGGCCATCACACAAACACTAGGAGTAGGGTTGAAAGGGTATTCTGTTTCCAAAGTATGGGAAGGGGATAATCCCATCGACATCTTTATGAGGTTGGATGACAGCAACAGAGATGGCCTGAATAATATAGAAAATCTACATGTCACCAGTTCATACGGAACGTCGATTCCAATAAAAGAAATAGCAGAGGTGGTTCCCTCATGGCATACAGGAGTGATAGCGCGTAGAAATGGGTTACGCACCCTGACTGTACTTTCAGAAGCCCAGTTAGGTATTAAAGCCGCAACTATTCTCAAGAATATCGCCCCGCAGATAGAGGCTCTTGACTTGCCTACCGGTATTTCTATTGCCTACGGTGGCGATGCAGAATCCAGTGCGGATAATATGCCCGGAATGATCACTGCCCTTAGTGTGAGTATACTCTTGATTTTCCTCACGCTGCTGTTCCAGTTTAAAACCCTGGTAAAGGCACTAATCGTTCTCTCGACATTCTTGCTTAGCCTTTTAGGTGCCTTTTTGGGACTTTGGATAACAGGGAACCCCATGGGTATGACGGCATTTATGGGCATTATAGCCTTAATTGGAATCGTTGTACGGAACGGGATCATCCTGGTCGATTTTACTGATGAGCTTATAAAGGATCATGACTACAGTATAAGGGATGCTGCGCTTACAGCTGCAAAAAGGCGGATGAGACCCATATTCTTGACTTCTGCCGCGGGTGCAGTTGGGCTTATTCCGATGATCGTCAGTAAGTCACCCCTTTGGTCTCCTTTGGGCAGTGTGCTGGCCTTCGGTCTGCTTGTGTCCATGGTACTGACGCTATTCGTGATACCGGTGATATACTATAGGTTCATCAAGCCTGAATCTATCGAAAATGATCTTCAGGAGGTTGACCAAGATAGTATTCTTACCACTATACACTAATCATCTAACAAGCAACAAAATGAGAATTATATATAGTATTTTGGTATTGCTCGCATTTGCCTATGGCAATACCGCTACTGCGCAGGAAAAAACATTCACTTTGGAAGAATGTCGTAACCTCGCTTTAGCTAATAATAAACAAATCAAATCCGCAATACATAGTATTGATGCTGCCAATGAGGGGCTTGCTTCTACTAAAGCTTCCGCATTGCCTTCTGTTGAGGGATCAATTACCGCCGTGCATTTGGGAGATCCGTTAAGTACGCTGCTGCCTTCTGAAATGATCAACGGAGGCTTGGATATCAAGCAAAACATTTATTCGGGGGGTAAGGTCAACTATGGAAAGCAGACCGCGGCTAAGACCGTCGAGCTGTATGAAAGCCAGAAAACCATGACGGAAGCTGAAGTTTTACTTTCTGTAGAAACAAGTTACTGGCAACTTGTACAAGCTACTGAAAGAATTGCTGTGGCAAATAAATACAGGGATATGCTTAAGGAATTAAGACAGGAGTTCCAAAATTCCGTGGATGCGGGTATGACCTTTAAGAATGACTTGCTCCGGGCGGAAGTGAATCTTAACAATGCGGAACTGTCAATTATACAGGCAAACGATGCACTTATACTTCATAAGCTGACGCTTGCACAATTAATCGGTCAACCGGGAAATATCGAGTATAGTGTATTGGAAGCATTGGACTATGATTATATGCCAATCGTGGAATCGGGATCAATAGAAAACCGCCCGGAATTGGCTATCCTGAATAAAAGCCTAGAGATCGATGAACTACAGGCCAAAATACTGAAAGCAAATCAACTCCCACAAATCGGGGCTTCTCTCAGCGGAATTACCGCATTTGGTGACGGGGCGAATTTTTCCTCAGGAAAAAACCAACTCTATACCTACTATGGAATGGTCAATGTGTCTATCCCAATATTCAATTGGGGCAAAAACAAAAGTAAGGTCCGGGAGCAGTAT contains:
- a CDS encoding TolC family protein; amino-acid sequence: MRIIYSILVLLAFAYGNTATAQEKTFTLEECRNLALANNKQIKSAIHSIDAANEGLASTKASALPSVEGSITAVHLGDPLSTLLPSEMINGGLDIKQNIYSGGKVNYGKQTAAKTVELYESQKTMTEAEVLLSVETSYWQLVQATERIAVANKYRDMLKELRQEFQNSVDAGMTFKNDLLRAEVNLNNAELSIIQANDALILHKLTLAQLIGQPGNIEYSVLEALDYDYMPIVESGSIENRPELAILNKSLEIDELQAKILKANQLPQIGASLSGITAFGDGANFSSGKNQLYTYYGMVNVSIPIFNWGKNKSKVREQYYKIDAAKAELEDNRELFNLEMVNAQMRLNQSFKKIKLSEVSLKQSDENLRLANDRFSVGTITGNDMLEAQVIWEQAVLSLVDAKSEYMINLASYKRATGSLITNDQ
- a CDS encoding efflux RND transporter permease subunit, whose protein sequence is MKTRKINFIEAAMKYKEITIVVTALLVIFGIYSLMTMPRAEDPKIDMPVAMVYAFYPGADEIQTEKQVTEKLEQYLFSFEEVDKRKTRSQTKDGQVFVTVELYTSVKDRKLFWSTLQHGINSVLKPNLPPGVQGPIVNSNFSDVSAQIISISSATRNYQELDRYLDKVEDYLKTIPEVSKINRSGEQKEQIYVTIDDQKMQQYGFGVSTIANVLQSHNVTSYSGEVTLRENTIPVFTNSQYASEKEIAEQIVYTTPEGVVVRLKDVAKVERRYEEETSYIRLGSERAMLLSIAMQPGNNIVAFGENIDGKLAELKKDFPGDIKIETIFSQPKVVEQSVSYFMLEFGLAISGVVIVVMLLLPFRMAAVSSLAAPIAVMVTFGVMNMIGIELHQVSLAGLIIVLGMLVDDAVVVVDNYIDKLDEGITPWQAAYKSAKQLALSIFTATLAIIFAFLPLALFMEGIAKDFMASLPVTIAVALTASLLIALFLTPYMCYVFIKKGLHHGKDNNKPQKKSLLDHMQELFDRAVTYCFTKPKTTLGGGVLAIVLAFVIAGNVQQEFFPVSERDQFSVELWLPNGTSLAETERATMRVEEILREDSRIVEIASFIGTSSPRFQTSYSPENPRRNFAQLLITTESNKATDELVKEYRPKFEGFLKDGYVRFKQLSLQEGAPIAIRVIGNDTKDQRVVADQIIDILENAEGTNWVRSDYEQEYMGVSLKIKENAASRLGVTNEAITQTLGVGLKGYSVSKVWEGDNPIDIFMRLDDSNRDGLNNIENLHVTSSYGTSIPIKEIAEVVPSWHTGVIARRNGLRTLTVLSEAQLGIKAATILKNIAPQIEALDLPTGISIAYGGDAESSADNMPGMITALSVSILLIFLTLLFQFKTLVKALIVLSTFLLSLLGAFLGLWITGNPMGMTAFMGIIALIGIVVRNGIILVDFTDELIKDHDYSIRDAALTAAKRRMRPIFLTSAAGAVGLIPMIVSKSPLWSPLGSVLAFGLLVSMVLTLFVIPVIYYRFIKPESIENDLQEVDQDSILTTIH
- a CDS encoding helix-turn-helix domain-containing protein, whose product is MGRNKNVDHRLEFSQLQIVERIYHKGLWVGYNTSLPELDILSRHFRSDFFQILLFSEGTAELSINLLDHNVKAHDLLICSPYDIKKVNNVGQCVHSMVLFTNDFIVESGNGKYAMEFLKTFSSAISPLSSLDSFDYKSINNRLSELYRLCVEQEHHQYGKELLYLSFSSLLFEVAAIRQKYSITPNKPMSRKEYLMFTFVSLVKENFKEHRSMSYYASKLNISAKYLTEITRQISGKPASVIIEGIVTEEAMLLLENPTLSIGEIANILNFSDQSFFGKFFKRNSGVSPKHYRNSVVPK
- a CDS encoding efflux RND transporter periplasmic adaptor subunit, with the translated sequence MRTLKISLMALIIMTSLHSCKNAESKEQGQEAVNVSFQTIAEAERELKLRYSATIEADNIAQIGFAVSGIVSKILVEEGQNVSQGQLLAVLDTTIYNNSYLIANSSHAQTLDLFERQNELFEKGSLPVSEFNSIKARLEQASANKRISYKDLADCKLYAPISGIITDKRIERGSTAGPGIVAFTLIKTDQVYATISVPEIEVGGLLRDMEVSIYIPTLDDTREGKITIINPLADHASKTYKVKVKLDNKDQKLLPGMLAEVTIHPKRTERVIIVPATSVVRDTDNFTYVYVVNESNKAIRKRIVVGEITGKQELIIDEGLRNGDKVIISGLSRLKDGTTVTY